A part of Candidatus Saccharibacteria bacterium genomic DNA contains:
- a CDS encoding NrdH-redoxin, whose product MADTAAKVIIYSTPWCAFCKTEKQYLEHLGVAFTSKDIEEDAGAYDELMAKVDHQSTGVPVTDIDGVIIRGFDRKRIDEVLKEKGLVAPQA is encoded by the coding sequence ATGGCAGATACAGCAGCAAAAGTTATTATTTATAGCACCCCGTGGTGCGCGTTTTGCAAAACTGAGAAGCAATACCTTGAACACCTGGGCGTGGCATTTACAAGTAAAGACATCGAGGAAGATGCTGGCGCATACGATGAGCTAATGGCCAAAGTTGACCATCAAAGCACCGGTGTTCCCGTCACAGATATCGATGGCGTCATTATCCGCGGCTTTGATCGGAAACGGATCGACGAAGTATTAAAAGAAAAAGGCCTGGTCGCACCCCAGGCCTAG
- a CDS encoding ABC-F family ATP-binding cassette domain-containing protein produces the protein MIADILVTEKSFGPKQLMTGVRLSIDAKEKVGVVGRNGVGKSTLFCIVAGIDTDYTGEVVFRRGVTVVATAQEHHAGQMSVMEYILQGVPEYAELRHAITTLPATMGDDLAKIHQYTEALDRYGRRGFYQLEELVAEELKNFQLSGVESRPLSTLSGGQKRLIEVVKVMHSDADLALLDEPTNHMDYVAKQQFIDWVGRASEAMLIITHDRDVLKCVDRIVELKDGIAVSYKGNYDAYLKQNAHSTGTAMTEYELVERRKRNLRDKVVQFRRLKEKARDPDTIKQFKRREQQAEVELNELEKVEKPTFWIDRDSVEQLDYKVAGRYDKYKARNIRLSLKDGDMRSQRKLVEARDVALGYGDTPLFSGVNIDLREGEAVELRGRNGAGKTTLIKALLGADIMMFDGLLTLDPHVRVGIYEQEIAPTYLLLPLHDAIERMYLDRGLAIGETKIRQLMGDYLFTENDGGIALERLSGGQKARFQLISMLANDPQLLILDEPTNHLDLPSIEELELALERYSGAILYVSHDNYFRSKISGTVVNIGG, from the coding sequence ATGATCGCCGACATACTGGTCACCGAAAAATCATTTGGCCCCAAGCAGTTGATGACAGGGGTTAGACTTTCGATTGATGCCAAGGAAAAAGTCGGTGTAGTGGGCCGCAACGGCGTGGGCAAGTCGACACTGTTTTGCATTGTGGCTGGTATTGATACCGACTACACCGGCGAGGTGGTGTTTCGGCGCGGTGTTACTGTCGTGGCGACAGCCCAGGAGCACCACGCGGGCCAGATGAGCGTGATGGAATATATTTTGCAAGGAGTACCAGAGTATGCCGAGCTGCGCCACGCTATTACTACCCTGCCCGCGACAATGGGCGATGATTTAGCAAAAATCCATCAGTACACTGAGGCGCTTGATCGCTACGGTCGACGTGGTTTTTATCAGCTTGAAGAACTGGTGGCCGAAGAACTCAAAAACTTTCAGCTCTCTGGGGTTGAGTCCCGCCCACTATCGACACTCAGCGGTGGCCAGAAGCGCCTGATTGAAGTAGTGAAAGTGATGCACAGCGACGCCGATCTTGCCCTGCTCGACGAGCCGACCAACCACATGGACTACGTGGCCAAACAGCAGTTTATTGACTGGGTGGGCCGCGCCAGCGAGGCGATGCTGATCATCACGCACGACCGAGACGTGCTGAAGTGTGTTGATCGAATTGTTGAGCTAAAAGACGGTATAGCTGTCAGCTACAAAGGTAACTACGATGCCTACCTAAAACAAAATGCTCATAGTACCGGCACTGCCATGACCGAGTACGAGCTAGTGGAGCGACGTAAGCGCAATCTGCGCGACAAAGTGGTACAATTCCGCCGCCTCAAAGAAAAGGCGCGCGACCCCGATACTATAAAGCAGTTTAAGCGCCGTGAGCAGCAGGCGGAAGTGGAGCTGAACGAGCTTGAAAAGGTAGAAAAGCCGACGTTTTGGATTGACCGCGACAGTGTAGAGCAACTGGACTACAAAGTAGCCGGTCGGTACGACAAATACAAAGCTCGCAACATTCGCTTGTCGCTAAAAGACGGCGATATGCGCAGCCAGCGCAAGCTGGTAGAAGCACGCGATGTGGCCCTTGGCTATGGCGACACACCACTGTTTAGTGGTGTGAATATTGATCTACGTGAGGGTGAAGCCGTGGAGCTTCGCGGTCGCAACGGCGCCGGTAAAACGACACTCATTAAAGCGTTACTTGGCGCCGATATCATGATGTTTGATGGCTTATTGACGCTTGATCCGCACGTGCGCGTCGGGATATATGAGCAGGAGATCGCTCCTACTTACTTGTTGCTGCCACTGCACGATGCAATTGAACGCATGTATCTCGACCGAGGGTTGGCTATTGGCGAGACGAAAATTCGCCAGCTCATGGGCGATTACCTATTCACTGAAAATGATGGTGGCATCGCGCTTGAGCGGCTGAGCGGTGGGCAGAAGGCCCGCTTTCAGCTAATAAGCATGCTCGCGAACGATCCACAGCTGCTCATCCTCGACGAGCCGACTAACCACCTTGACCTTCCGAGTATAGAGGAGCTGGAACTGGCGCTGGAACGCTACAGCGGCGCAATTCTGTATGTGAGTCACGACAATTACTTCCGTAGTAAAATTAGCGGGACAGTTGTCAATATCGGAGGATAA
- the smpB gene encoding SsrA-binding protein: MGKKQKTSSSSAPIVNRRARFDYELGDEIVAGLVLSGPETRAARDGHIQLKGSFVSIRSDELWLNNASFSLKLNERGKPGARTVDTEPRKLLASRKQITQLQARKKDGMSIVPTKLLNKGRFIKLVIALGKGKKNYYKRETLKRRDQERDARSAIKHR; encoded by the coding sequence ATGGGCAAAAAGCAGAAAACGTCATCGTCATCAGCGCCGATCGTCAACCGTCGGGCGCGGTTTGACTATGAACTAGGCGATGAAATTGTGGCCGGGCTGGTGCTGAGCGGCCCCGAAACCCGGGCCGCACGTGATGGGCATATTCAGCTCAAAGGCTCGTTTGTGTCAATCCGCAGCGACGAATTATGGCTCAACAATGCCAGCTTTAGCCTGAAGCTCAACGAACGCGGCAAGCCAGGTGCTCGAACAGTGGATACCGAGCCGCGCAAGCTGCTTGCCAGCCGCAAACAGATCACCCAACTACAGGCCCGCAAAAAGGACGGTATGTCGATCGTACCTACCAAGCTGCTCAACAAAGGCCGCTTTATCAAGCTCGTCATTGCTCTCGGCAAGGGTAAGAAAAACTACTACAAGCGCGAAACCCTAAAGCGCCGCGACCAGGAGCGCGATGCCAGAAGCGCGATAAAGCACCGTTGA
- a CDS encoding alpha/beta hydrolase, which yields MRHELTIGTQHFVYWIHHPAATKTIVMIHGFTGNHKGFQYIVPLLPDFRCIVLDLPGFGESSLPDRENWTIDAIARLANDFVHSLDLKEPPYIFGHSMGGLVVSSMLHQAPDLYDQRGVLLSPVPTAIRRNDSRRAGAILGALQYGLGYRLPKAGERVVKSKTIARIATKLIMTTTDRELRRAIHGHHFDNLDYISSIEFYSKLHHDINRRGSIDFASSLRKRELLLVLGADDNVAPLKEQEKFIAAIKPLVVEIIPGVGHLAHYEQPARVAHAIAQFLT from the coding sequence ATGCGTCATGAACTGACTATCGGCACCCAGCACTTTGTGTATTGGATTCATCATCCAGCGGCTACCAAAACCATCGTCATGATCCATGGTTTTACTGGCAATCACAAGGGGTTTCAGTATATCGTTCCACTCCTCCCAGATTTTCGCTGCATCGTGCTCGACCTACCCGGCTTTGGCGAGAGTAGCCTACCGGATCGTGAGAACTGGACTATTGATGCTATTGCACGGCTCGCCAACGATTTTGTACACTCACTTGACCTCAAAGAGCCACCCTATATATTTGGACATAGCATGGGTGGACTAGTGGTGAGTAGCATGCTCCACCAGGCGCCTGATTTGTATGATCAGCGCGGTGTGTTGCTGAGCCCCGTACCTACAGCTATCCGTCGTAACGATAGCCGACGCGCCGGCGCTATTTTGGGCGCATTGCAATACGGACTCGGCTACCGCTTACCAAAAGCAGGTGAGCGAGTGGTTAAAAGCAAAACGATCGCACGCATCGCCACTAAACTGATCATGACCACCACTGATCGTGAGCTACGGCGGGCAATTCATGGCCATCACTTCGATAACTTAGACTACATTAGTAGTATTGAGTTTTATAGCAAATTACACCATGACATCAATCGCCGTGGGTCAATCGACTTTGCCAGCAGTTTACGAAAGCGTGAGCTACTGCTTGTCCTTGGAGCCGACGACAATGTTGCGCCCCTAAAAGAGCAAGAGAAATTCATTGCAGCTATTAAGCCCCTTGTAGTTGAGATTATTCCCGGTGTCGGTCACCTAGCACACTACGAACAGCCCGCGCGCGTAGCACACGCTATCGCGCAATTCCTCACCTAG
- a CDS encoding glycosyltransferase, with the protein MKILIASDLHWPVINGVATFSRNLAQGMASRGHEVVVIAPSQDGKKSVEVDGNYTIYRVRSTIFPFYQNFRISPTPQLEVRKIIQEFEPDIIHIQMLLWIGQAAMFFGRRADIPVVTTSHAMAENLMDNLKKAAVLSRPINYMLSEYGLRFHSRADVITSPTASGLESFGGRAEKVSRPIEIISNGVNLDEYGPATPDARIYGKYDLPTDRPIVTYIGRVDAEKHLSVLVTAFKTVLEAVDAHLLIVGSGVDLDVLIDLADEYGIADHVTFTGRVSDEDKLALEHVGTLYAIPSPAELQSIATLEAMACGQPVVAVDAGALAELCHDGKNGYLFDLDDDDQMADGIIAILRDRKLRAKFSKESLRIARTHDLRHTLKQFEALYTRTIKSKRKEVAARPTGWRDRLRESYLADYLRNWREADPDEYDEQ; encoded by the coding sequence ATGAAAATTCTTATTGCGAGTGATTTGCATTGGCCGGTGATTAACGGGGTGGCAACATTTAGTCGTAATTTGGCGCAAGGCATGGCATCACGTGGCCACGAGGTAGTCGTGATTGCTCCCAGCCAGGATGGTAAGAAGTCGGTTGAAGTGGATGGCAACTACACAATTTACCGTGTTCGCTCAACGATATTTCCCTTCTATCAGAATTTCCGCATCAGTCCAACGCCGCAGCTAGAGGTGCGCAAGATTATCCAGGAGTTTGAGCCTGATATCATTCATATTCAGATGCTGCTCTGGATTGGTCAAGCGGCGATGTTTTTTGGCCGACGGGCAGATATTCCGGTCGTGACCACTAGTCATGCGATGGCCGAGAACTTGATGGACAATCTCAAAAAGGCTGCCGTACTGTCGCGACCCATCAACTACATGCTCTCAGAGTATGGGTTGCGTTTTCACTCGCGCGCCGACGTGATCACAAGCCCAACGGCGAGCGGCCTGGAATCGTTTGGTGGGCGTGCCGAAAAAGTATCGCGACCGATTGAGATCATTAGCAACGGCGTTAATCTCGACGAGTATGGGCCCGCTACACCCGATGCGCGTATCTATGGCAAATACGATCTGCCTACTGATCGTCCGATTGTGACCTATATCGGGCGGGTCGATGCCGAAAAACACCTGTCGGTGCTTGTGACCGCGTTTAAGACCGTACTAGAGGCGGTTGACGCACATCTGCTTATTGTGGGGTCTGGTGTTGATCTTGATGTGTTGATTGATTTAGCCGATGAGTATGGCATTGCCGACCATGTGACGTTCACTGGACGCGTGTCAGATGAAGACAAGCTGGCACTTGAGCATGTGGGTACGCTGTATGCCATTCCCTCGCCTGCCGAGCTGCAAAGTATCGCCACGCTGGAAGCAATGGCATGTGGTCAGCCGGTTGTAGCTGTCGACGCGGGTGCGCTAGCCGAGCTATGTCATGATGGCAAGAACGGCTATTTGTTTGATCTTGATGACGATGATCAGATGGCCGATGGTATTATTGCAATTTTGCGTGATCGTAAGTTGCGAGCAAAGTTTAGCAAAGAGTCGCTCCGTATTGCTCGCACACACGATCTGCGCCATACGCTCAAGCAATTTGAAGCACTCTACACGCGCACTATCAAATCCAAACGCAAAGAAGTTGCCGCCCGCCCCACAGGTTGGCGCGACCGTTTGCGTGAGAGCTACTTGGCCGACTACCTGCGCAACTGGCGTGAAGCCGACCCCGACGAATACGATGAACAGTAG
- a CDS encoding glycosyltransferase family 4 protein produces MKLIYDARWLPLDGKFDGVGRYSQELGAALATQPDVDVTWLVHDERQLELLPERPHVIGNKPDDIWGELRHLSSTLETANPDIVYSPFFLAALARGKYRLIVTIHDTIYYHYRTPPHWLPWYVRAAWWLFHASKTPMRWLLNRADAVATVSDTAKQEILDWKLTKRPVVAVKNAVSDKFQADTSRHTSRAASNIVVHHGAVTQYKNVELIIDALPLVPDVAFHMLGRVPAARMRNLTARIQSRGVTERVTIHNGVSDEELLAMLGTCRCLISPSRIEGFGLPVIEAQLRGAPVICADTPIYHEVGGDSVLYVGTDDIEACANAIRQLADPHLSERLVEAGTRNAHTFSWDKSAAQALAICQSLRQI; encoded by the coding sequence ATGAAGCTGATCTACGATGCCCGCTGGCTACCCCTTGACGGCAAGTTCGACGGTGTTGGTCGCTACAGTCAAGAGCTTGGTGCGGCACTGGCCACGCAGCCAGACGTTGATGTTACCTGGCTCGTACACGACGAGCGACAGCTTGAGCTACTGCCCGAGCGACCACATGTCATAGGTAATAAACCCGATGATATATGGGGTGAGCTACGCCACTTGTCGTCCACACTAGAAACAGCTAACCCTGACATTGTTTATTCGCCGTTCTTTTTGGCAGCGCTCGCGCGCGGGAAGTACCGACTCATTGTCACAATCCATGACACCATCTACTACCACTACCGCACACCGCCCCATTGGCTGCCGTGGTATGTCCGCGCAGCCTGGTGGCTGTTTCATGCCAGCAAAACGCCGATGCGCTGGCTCTTAAACCGCGCTGACGCCGTAGCGACAGTAAGCGACACTGCAAAGCAGGAAATTCTTGACTGGAAGCTCACCAAGCGGCCAGTCGTAGCAGTTAAAAATGCCGTATCTGACAAGTTTCAGGCCGATACATCGCGCCACACCTCACGCGCAGCGTCGAACATTGTCGTACACCATGGTGCGGTTACGCAGTATAAAAATGTCGAACTTATCATCGACGCGCTACCGCTGGTGCCTGACGTAGCGTTTCACATGCTCGGCCGAGTACCAGCCGCTCGTATGCGCAACCTCACTGCGCGTATACAAAGCAGGGGAGTCACCGAACGCGTTACAATTCACAATGGTGTCAGTGACGAAGAATTACTCGCCATGCTCGGCACCTGCCGCTGTCTCATAAGCCCTAGCCGTATCGAAGGCTTTGGCCTGCCGGTTATCGAGGCCCAGCTGCGTGGCGCACCTGTCATTTGTGCCGACACTCCCATTTACCATGAGGTAGGTGGTGATAGCGTGCTTTATGTCGGTACTGATGATATCGAAGCTTGCGCTAATGCTATACGGCAGCTCGCCGACCCACACCTTAGTGAACGACTAGTCGAGGCAGGAACACGGAACGCTCATACCTTTTCATGGGACAAAAGCGCCGCTCAAGCGTTGGCGATCTGCCAGTCACTTCGGCAGATATAA
- a CDS encoding CDP-alcohol phosphatidyltransferase family protein, which produces MKYFADLLTLCRLLLAGTVVVAILQHLWLAALIMYCVAIVTDMLDGIAARRWPYSSEDVRRLPWRRIDPHLLDNIPDSALSIGGMVALVAAVPHWLLIAGIFMGVSLVFIVLVQSFIRLGWPRAAEITDVVFGWWFTLTLVTVLVQLAALADVLTLTLIALGACAVPALALKWSRATSRPETRTQAEQYQSPR; this is translated from the coding sequence ATGAAGTACTTTGCCGATCTGCTGACGCTCTGCCGCCTGCTGCTTGCGGGCACCGTAGTGGTCGCGATACTGCAGCACCTATGGCTAGCGGCACTCATTATGTACTGTGTGGCGATCGTGACCGACATGCTTGACGGCATCGCTGCACGACGATGGCCGTATAGCTCTGAGGATGTACGGCGTCTACCCTGGCGGCGCATCGACCCGCACTTGCTCGACAACATCCCTGATAGCGCGCTGAGCATTGGTGGTATGGTGGCTCTCGTTGCCGCCGTTCCGCACTGGCTGTTGATCGCGGGGATATTCATGGGAGTGAGCCTGGTGTTTATCGTGCTCGTTCAGTCATTTATACGACTCGGGTGGCCGCGGGCGGCGGAAATCACTGACGTTGTGTTTGGGTGGTGGTTTACCCTGACGCTTGTCACGGTGTTGGTGCAGCTCGCTGCCCTAGCCGACGTGCTTACTCTCACGCTGATTGCCCTCGGTGCGTGTGCTGTTCCGGCGCTCGCTCTCAAATGGAGCCGCGCAACCTCGCGCCCAGAGACACGCACTCAAGCAGAACAATACCAATCACCTCGATGA
- a CDS encoding two pore domain potassium channel family protein, producing the protein MSTLFDHIAIWLLDLVSSTRRVAGLYLANFIFCTLVYMFAEHVSLFDAMWWCIVTWFTVGYGDNIPHTIEGKLFTMYAIITSHALIVLITANFVIMLGRYRNKRHAHRYDFCKKHREALSESVTCEECNSPLSFF; encoded by the coding sequence ATGTCGACACTATTTGACCACATCGCCATATGGCTGCTCGATCTCGTCAGCAGTACCAGGCGTGTCGCAGGGCTTTACCTCGCCAATTTCATATTTTGTACGCTCGTGTATATGTTTGCCGAACATGTGAGTTTGTTCGACGCTATGTGGTGGTGCATTGTCACGTGGTTTACAGTAGGATACGGAGATAATATCCCGCACACAATAGAAGGTAAGTTATTTACGATGTATGCCATTATTACGTCGCATGCACTCATTGTGCTGATTACTGCTAACTTTGTGATAATGCTGGGCCGCTACCGCAATAAACGTCATGCCCACCGTTATGACTTTTGCAAAAAACACCGTGAAGCTCTGTCCGAATCAGTCACGTGTGAGGAATGTAACTCTCCGCTATCATTTTTCTAG
- the pyrH gene encoding UMP kinase — MYKRILLKLSGEQLQGNLQGGVDAERVKWIAEQIRPLLTNGTQVVVMVGGGNYARGAQLAGHGIGEVTAHNTGMLATIMNAVVVSDIFNAMHVPTVALSSVPVEQFIDRYTYRRAEHHLGKGRVVIVGGGIGRPFLTTDTAALSLALEMKCDVVIKTTKVDGVYNADPAKDSSARKFDKISYQEALSNPNIAVMDKAAIGLAMEDKKPVIICALLTEGNIARAAAGEQVGTLITL; from the coding sequence ATGTATAAGCGTATTCTCCTCAAACTTTCAGGTGAACAATTACAGGGTAATCTACAGGGTGGCGTGGATGCCGAGCGGGTAAAATGGATTGCCGAGCAAATCCGTCCCCTGCTAACAAATGGCACGCAGGTAGTGGTAATGGTCGGTGGTGGTAACTACGCTCGCGGGGCACAGCTGGCGGGCCACGGCATTGGCGAAGTGACAGCGCATAACACCGGTATGCTCGCGACGATTATGAACGCCGTGGTGGTAAGTGATATCTTTAACGCTATGCATGTGCCGACCGTGGCGCTGAGTAGTGTACCAGTCGAACAATTTATTGATCGCTACACGTATCGCCGCGCTGAGCACCATCTTGGCAAGGGTCGTGTGGTGATAGTCGGTGGTGGTATTGGCCGACCATTCCTCACTACTGATACCGCGGCGCTGAGCTTAGCACTCGAAATGAAGTGCGATGTCGTTATAAAAACGACCAAAGTCGATGGTGTGTACAACGCCGACCCTGCCAAAGACTCATCTGCGCGAAAATTCGACAAAATTAGCTACCAAGAAGCACTGAGCAACCCCAACATCGCTGTTATGGACAAGGCTGCTATTGGGCTTGCGATGGAAGACAAAAAACCAGTGATTATTTGTGCGCTGCTCACCGAAGGCAATATAGCGCGAGCAGCGGCCGGCGAACAAGTTGGCACACTGATTACACTCTAG